One segment of Streptomyces sp. NA02950 DNA contains the following:
- a CDS encoding Gfo/Idh/MocA family oxidoreductase: MPGRTHVCVVGYGVAGRLHHRLLEALGVSVSVVDPAARSLRRPGLRMAGSVAELPTEPAVDLWSVCTPTADHLPTVAAVLARDPAARLLVEKPVCGSWEVPAFGALLAEYPRARMVVMNQYQHAQAPALLKTVTQDVARRYPVSAVRIAFVKDRRADIAAGRFVDRDYGVFGYEWLHMLALLGTVLPRESLQRYLGTVPGPETVRIAPDPELISTAAHDTVALDGFGTVELYSSIVGPDSEPYVPVPGWAARPGPAADDRLRLVRLDAGPARFTLELDPVSLPRGTALPRNTHRLTVDLPGRRQEWLVHDSPLENALRRAMTALLADSAPPEYDFGPVRRIGLLAELARSTEPFAPVRSVSADLPSPL, encoded by the coding sequence ATGCCCGGTAGGACACATGTGTGCGTCGTCGGCTACGGCGTGGCGGGGCGGCTGCACCACCGGCTGCTGGAGGCACTCGGGGTGAGCGTGAGCGTGGTCGACCCGGCCGCCCGGTCGCTGCGGCGGCCGGGGCTCCGGATGGCCGGGTCGGTGGCGGAACTGCCCACCGAACCCGCGGTGGACCTGTGGTCGGTGTGCACCCCGACCGCCGACCATCTGCCCACCGTGGCGGCCGTCCTCGCCCGGGATCCGGCGGCCCGACTGCTGGTGGAGAAGCCGGTGTGCGGTTCGTGGGAGGTGCCCGCGTTCGGCGCGCTGCTCGCGGAGTACCCGCGGGCCCGGATGGTGGTGATGAACCAGTACCAGCACGCCCAGGCCCCGGCGCTGCTGAAGACGGTCACACAGGATGTCGCCCGTCGCTACCCGGTGAGCGCCGTGCGCATCGCGTTCGTGAAGGACCGCCGCGCCGACATAGCGGCGGGACGGTTCGTGGACCGCGACTACGGGGTGTTCGGCTACGAGTGGCTGCATATGCTCGCCCTGCTCGGCACCGTACTGCCGCGCGAGTCCCTCCAGCGCTATCTGGGGACCGTGCCCGGCCCCGAGACCGTGCGGATCGCGCCCGACCCGGAACTCATCAGCACCGCCGCCCATGACACCGTCGCCCTCGACGGATTCGGCACCGTCGAGCTGTACTCCAGCATCGTCGGCCCGGACTCCGAGCCGTACGTGCCGGTCCCCGGCTGGGCCGCGAGGCCCGGCCCGGCCGCCGACGACCGGCTGCGGCTGGTCCGGCTCGACGCGGGCCCGGCGCGGTTCACCCTGGAGCTGGACCCGGTGAGCCTGCCGCGCGGCACCGCCCTTCCGCGCAACACCCACCGGCTGACCGTGGATCTGCCCGGCCGCCGCCAGGAGTGGCTGGTCCACGACTCCCCGCTGGAGAACGCGCTGCGTCGGGCCATGACCGCGCTGCTGGCCGACTCCGCGCCGCCGGAGTACGACTTCGGACCGGTGCGCCGCATCGGCCTGCTGGCGGAGCTGGCCCGCTCCACCGAGCCCTTCGCCCCCGTGCGCTCCGTATCCGCCGACCTCCCTTCCCCCCTGTGA
- a CDS encoding LuxR family transcriptional regulator, producing the protein MPVVGRAEEQRTLAAMAAAARDGHSTALVLRGAAGIGKSALLRDLAEGSAEGLRTLWAMGVRSEAGLPFAGLHQVLRPLLRFEGRLPPPQRAALHSAFGMDTASPDSFLVALAALTLLSEAAHETPLLLLVDDAQWIDAASADTLGFVARRLGPEGVAMVLAVRDGSSFQAPGVPELTLRPLDTAAAGELLDQAVPEGATAVRELLIREAEGNPLALTELSTALSRDQLRGAVPLTDGLPLTKRLHRILPHSAEPLLTEESGVLLLAAAEPEGSLATILGAADHPDRALNLLHQAASARLLSMNQQSVRYRHPLYRSVIYQGASPDRRRAAHLALARAVEDDDRRIWHLAAAATGPDDELARSLVKLARRTRHTGDAATAARALRRAATLTSAPRHRARWLIDAAECSWTAAEHHQAALLLSQAEPLADTSGLRARLAQLRGAIIHASSDPVVACATLLDGARLVLDSDPELARETLTMAARSAWIAGDPVRLDEVAGLLERLQKDCPEPEATVSRRMAERCRYLSGLADAADTAGPTPYGTSCDDRHRAAPLSSLPGTGVLPWAGPPTFLPYLVGVADTVLDAYQRTLDTLHRDGSAGALPMLLAPMAALQLVTGRWTDAVALGTEGVSLADETRQLGPASHLRALLAWLAAVTGDGHGCHRLAQEALDIAEPHRISSAAALAYWSLGLQALSDGRPDRAAPILAEVTAPDSPRFHFMISWLAYPDLVEALVRAGEQDRARDALSRFERQGVPDDATQLHAALQRCRALLAPDTEADTLFRRAQRAAGLSMFELGRTQLLYGEWLRRRHRVKDAREQLRRAEERLRTVGAVPWAELAHAELRAAGVRGTGIRAARPPAVAPSEASEASEASEPSPSSPDTLLTARELQVARLAAQGMTNGEIAARLFLSPRTVGYHLYKVFPKLGITSRNQLSLCFGEALLTAGEHLGERASGQ; encoded by the coding sequence ATGCCGGTCGTCGGACGGGCGGAGGAACAGCGCACCCTGGCCGCCATGGCGGCCGCCGCGCGCGACGGCCACAGCACCGCCCTGGTCCTGCGCGGCGCGGCGGGCATCGGCAAGAGCGCCCTGCTGCGCGACCTGGCCGAGGGATCCGCTGAGGGCCTGCGGACGCTGTGGGCCATGGGGGTACGCAGCGAGGCCGGACTGCCGTTCGCCGGACTCCACCAGGTGCTGCGGCCCCTGCTGCGGTTCGAGGGGCGGTTACCGCCGCCCCAACGGGCCGCGCTGCACTCCGCGTTCGGGATGGACACCGCGTCCCCCGACTCCTTCCTCGTGGCGCTCGCCGCGCTCACCCTGCTGTCGGAGGCCGCCCACGAGACACCGCTGCTGCTGCTCGTGGACGACGCCCAGTGGATCGACGCGGCCTCCGCGGACACCCTGGGGTTCGTGGCCCGCAGGCTCGGCCCCGAGGGCGTGGCGATGGTCCTCGCCGTCCGCGACGGCTCGTCCTTCCAGGCCCCCGGGGTGCCCGAACTGACCCTGCGCCCCCTGGACACCGCCGCCGCCGGGGAACTGCTCGACCAGGCCGTCCCCGAAGGCGCCACGGCCGTAAGGGAGTTACTGATCCGGGAGGCCGAGGGCAATCCACTGGCGCTGACCGAACTGTCCACCGCCCTGAGCCGGGACCAGCTGCGCGGCGCCGTCCCGCTGACCGACGGACTGCCGCTCACCAAACGGCTGCACCGCATCCTCCCGCACAGCGCCGAACCCCTGCTGACCGAGGAGTCCGGGGTCCTGCTGCTGGCCGCAGCCGAACCCGAGGGCAGCCTCGCCACCATCCTGGGCGCCGCCGACCACCCCGACCGGGCCCTGAACCTCCTGCATCAGGCCGCCTCCGCACGTCTGCTCAGCATGAACCAGCAGTCCGTCCGCTACCGTCATCCGCTCTACCGCTCGGTGATCTACCAGGGCGCCTCGCCGGACCGCCGCCGCGCCGCCCACCTCGCCCTGGCACGCGCCGTCGAGGACGACGACCGGCGGATCTGGCACCTGGCCGCCGCCGCCACCGGACCGGACGACGAACTCGCCCGCAGCCTGGTGAAACTGGCCCGCCGGACGCGGCACACCGGCGACGCGGCCACCGCCGCCCGGGCACTGCGCCGTGCCGCCACGCTCACCTCGGCGCCGCGCCACCGGGCACGCTGGCTGATCGACGCCGCCGAATGCTCCTGGACGGCCGCCGAGCACCATCAGGCGGCTCTGCTGCTGAGCCAGGCGGAGCCACTGGCGGACACCTCGGGGCTGCGCGCCCGGCTCGCCCAGCTGCGCGGTGCCATCATCCATGCCTCCAGTGACCCCGTCGTCGCCTGCGCCACCCTGCTCGACGGTGCCCGGCTGGTCCTGGACTCCGATCCCGAACTCGCCCGCGAGACGCTGACGATGGCGGCCCGCTCGGCGTGGATCGCCGGTGACCCGGTCCGCCTCGACGAAGTGGCCGGACTGCTGGAGCGGTTGCAGAAGGACTGCCCCGAACCCGAGGCCACGGTGTCGCGGCGGATGGCCGAGCGCTGCCGCTATCTGAGCGGGCTGGCGGACGCGGCGGACACCGCGGGGCCGACGCCCTACGGCACCTCCTGCGACGACCGCCACCGGGCCGCCCCGCTGAGCTCTCTGCCGGGCACTGGCGTGCTGCCCTGGGCCGGTCCCCCCACCTTCCTGCCGTATCTGGTGGGCGTCGCGGACACCGTGCTGGACGCCTATCAGCGCACCCTGGACACCCTGCACCGGGACGGCTCGGCCGGTGCGCTGCCGATGCTGCTCGCGCCGATGGCCGCGCTGCAACTGGTCACCGGCCGCTGGACGGACGCCGTCGCCCTCGGCACCGAAGGCGTCTCGCTGGCCGACGAGACCCGTCAGCTCGGCCCGGCCAGCCATCTGCGCGCCCTGCTGGCCTGGCTCGCCGCCGTCACCGGAGACGGCCACGGCTGCCACCGGCTCGCCCAGGAGGCGCTGGACATCGCCGAACCCCACCGCATCTCCTCGGCCGCGGCGCTCGCGTACTGGTCCCTGGGACTCCAGGCGCTGTCCGACGGCCGCCCCGACCGCGCGGCCCCTATCCTCGCCGAGGTCACCGCCCCCGACAGCCCGCGCTTCCACTTCATGATCAGCTGGCTGGCCTACCCCGATCTGGTCGAGGCCCTGGTGCGCGCCGGGGAACAGGACCGGGCCCGTGACGCGCTGAGCCGCTTCGAGCGCCAGGGCGTACCGGACGACGCCACCCAACTGCATGCCGCGCTCCAGCGTTGCCGTGCCCTGCTGGCCCCCGACACCGAGGCCGACACCCTGTTCCGCCGGGCCCAGCGGGCTGCCGGACTCTCGATGTTCGAGCTCGGCAGGACCCAACTGCTGTACGGCGAGTGGCTGCGCAGGCGCCACCGCGTCAAGGACGCCCGGGAGCAGCTGCGCCGGGCCGAGGAACGGCTGCGCACCGTCGGCGCCGTCCCGTGGGCCGAGCTGGCTCACGCCGAGCTCCGGGCGGCGGGGGTGCGGGGGACGGGGATCCGGGCCGCCCGGCCGCCGGCCGTGGCGCCGTCGGAGGCGTCGGAGGCGTCGGAGGCGTCGGAACCGTCACCGTCCTCGCCGGACACGCTGCTCACCGCGCGGGAACTCCAGGTCGCGCGGCTGGCCGCACAGGGAATGACGAACGGGGAGATCGCGGCCCGGCTCTTCCTCAGCCCGCGGACCGTCGGCTACCACCTGTACAAGGTCTTTCCGAAGCTGGGTATCACCTCGCGAAATCAACTGTCCCTGTGCTTCGGCGAGGCGCTGCTGACGGCCGGTGAGCATCTGGGGGAGCGGGCCTCGGGCCAGTAG
- a CDS encoding YncE family protein, which yields MRGRTLRTLFSLAAVMVPAVTGSATATATARPASAAGLREVMFVGNNWDGTADVIASRGDFGRIGRIDVVPDKGQRLTEIYLNPVKLAFFLGIRQGPGEGHDQFVDDMYSTPDGSALVVSRPSFADVVSIDLRTGALKWRFPVSGFRSDHMAVSPDGKRVAVSASTSNTVHVLDIETGRQFGSFATGDKPHENVFTDGGKYLWNMSIGEVNTALDEPWLDFTKGDRHITVVDAQTFQQVKVIDMRERLDAFGREDLSDAVRPVAFTPDESRLYFQVSFFNGFLEYDVASDRIARLKTLPKNPDTSEDRTTWVNDSRHHGLSMSPDGTRLCVAGTMDDYATVVDRATLREGPLVAASKPYWATVSGDGASCVISESGADRVTAIDFATGVKVRSVPVGDHPQRVRIGHVAADWTGPSGGSRTGAAAPE from the coding sequence ATGCGCGGGAGGACCCTGCGCACACTCTTCTCCCTCGCCGCCGTCATGGTGCCGGCGGTGACCGGCTCCGCGACGGCCACCGCGACCGCCCGGCCCGCGTCGGCGGCCGGGCTGCGTGAGGTGATGTTCGTGGGCAACAACTGGGACGGCACCGCCGATGTCATCGCGTCCAGGGGCGACTTCGGCAGGATCGGCCGTATCGACGTCGTACCGGACAAGGGCCAGCGGCTCACGGAGATCTACCTCAACCCCGTCAAGCTGGCGTTCTTCCTGGGCATCCGGCAGGGGCCGGGCGAGGGGCACGACCAGTTCGTGGACGACATGTACTCCACCCCGGACGGCTCCGCCCTCGTCGTCTCCCGGCCCAGCTTCGCCGACGTGGTGTCCATCGACCTGAGGACCGGCGCCCTCAAGTGGCGTTTCCCGGTCTCCGGATTCCGCTCGGACCACATGGCGGTGTCACCCGACGGAAAGCGGGTCGCGGTGTCGGCCTCGACCTCGAACACGGTGCATGTGCTCGACATCGAGACGGGCAGGCAGTTCGGATCGTTCGCCACCGGGGACAAGCCCCACGAGAACGTCTTCACGGACGGCGGGAAGTACCTGTGGAACATGTCCATCGGCGAGGTCAACACCGCGCTGGACGAACCCTGGCTGGACTTCACGAAGGGCGACCGGCACATCACCGTGGTCGACGCGCAGACCTTCCAACAGGTCAAGGTCATCGACATGCGCGAACGGCTCGACGCCTTCGGCCGCGAGGACCTGTCCGACGCCGTCCGGCCGGTGGCCTTCACCCCGGATGAGTCCAGGCTCTACTTCCAGGTGTCCTTCTTCAACGGCTTCCTGGAGTACGACGTGGCCTCCGACCGCATCGCCCGGCTGAAGACCCTGCCGAAGAACCCGGACACCAGCGAGGACCGCACCACCTGGGTCAATGACTCCCGCCACCACGGGCTGTCGATGAGTCCGGACGGCACCAGGCTCTGCGTCGCCGGGACGATGGACGACTACGCCACCGTCGTCGACCGCGCCACCCTCCGGGAAGGCCCCCTGGTGGCCGCCTCGAAGCCGTACTGGGCCACGGTGAGCGGCGACGGCGCGTCCTGTGTCATCTCCGAGAGCGGTGCCGACCGGGTCACCGCGATCGACTTCGCCACCGGCGTAAAGGTCAGATCCGTACCGGTCGGGGACCATCCGCAGCGGGTGCGCATCGGTCATGTGGCGGCCGACTGGACGGGTCCGTCGGGCGGTAGCCGAACCGGGGCAGCAGCGCCTGAGTGA
- a CDS encoding YitT family protein produces MALKPLPPLGYLPLGEHPLRRLPQLFTGLALYGFSLSVMVRSSLGVNPWSVLYEGVARHTGLSFGTVNAVLGALVLLLWIPLKQRPRFGTVANIAVLACASDLGLALIPRDLDLAARVALLIGGVLLNGVSVALYVGARFGPGPRDGLMTGASAATGRSLRFVRTLMEITVLTLGWLLGGTVGVGTVLYAATVGPVTQALLPRFGYRPTDPSSRPPHDRCAPAADGPRPVRI; encoded by the coding sequence ATGGCCTTGAAACCCCTTCCTCCCCTCGGCTACCTGCCACTTGGTGAGCATCCGCTGCGGCGCCTCCCCCAGCTCTTCACCGGACTGGCGCTGTACGGCTTCAGCCTGTCGGTCATGGTCCGCTCCTCGCTGGGCGTCAATCCCTGGAGCGTTCTCTACGAGGGCGTGGCACGGCACACCGGGTTGAGCTTCGGCACGGTGAACGCCGTGCTCGGTGCGCTGGTGCTGCTGCTGTGGATCCCGCTGAAGCAGCGGCCGCGTTTCGGCACGGTGGCCAACATCGCCGTTCTGGCGTGCGCGTCGGACCTCGGCCTCGCGCTGATCCCCCGCGATCTGGACCTCGCCGCCCGGGTGGCACTGCTCATCGGCGGGGTGCTGCTCAACGGGGTGTCGGTGGCGCTGTACGTCGGCGCCCGGTTCGGCCCCGGTCCGCGCGACGGGCTGATGACGGGGGCGTCCGCCGCCACCGGTCGGTCCCTGCGCTTCGTCCGCACCCTGATGGAGATCACGGTGCTGACGCTGGGCTGGCTGCTCGGCGGGACGGTGGGCGTCGGCACGGTGCTCTACGCGGCCACCGTCGGCCCGGTCACTCAGGCGCTGCTGCCCCGGTTCGGCTACCGCCCGACGGACCCGTCCAGTCGGCCGCCACATGACCGATGCGCACCCGCTGCGGATGGTCCCCGACCGGTACGGATCTGA
- a CDS encoding PLP-dependent aminotransferase family protein, translating into MDTPHRMRGGDRTGGTLGSGQLAAMLPDPAGMRPAFRQLAREISALILDGRIALHVRLPAERELAVALSTSRATVTAGYDLLRTSGYAYSRQGAGTWTALPEGRTPHGVTRVLPPPDTAIDLARAAPELPGQTLVDALVHIAPQLADHAGTPGYHPYGLPGLRAAVADWFTRRGLATRPEQILVTSGAQHALTLILGVLCGTGDRVMVENPSYPNALEALRRARLRTVSAPVADTGWDIGVMESTLRQAVPQLAYLIPDFQNPTGCLMPEEDRARVLRAAERSGTWLIVDETLTDLALDVSVPRPLASHAGPGGGGQVLTIGSMSKTHWGGLRIGWLRAPARLVTELAAQRVAGDMGGSVVDQLLALHLLDREDELLPPRLDQVRTRRAALAEALAEHLPGWSWRMPPGGLSLWVDLGEPLASSLAERAVECGVRIEGGGRFAAHPGVFEQRLRVPYTLPPDTLREAVRRMATALAGGLPLPSTARQPHWIA; encoded by the coding sequence ATGGACACACCGCACCGGATGCGTGGCGGAGACCGGACCGGCGGAACGCTGGGCAGCGGGCAACTGGCCGCGATGCTGCCCGACCCGGCGGGGATGCGGCCCGCCTTCCGCCAGCTGGCGCGGGAGATCAGCGCACTGATCCTGGACGGGCGGATCGCCCTGCACGTACGGCTCCCGGCCGAACGCGAACTGGCTGTCGCCCTGAGCACCAGCAGGGCCACCGTCACCGCCGGGTACGACCTGCTGCGGACGAGCGGCTACGCCTACAGCCGCCAGGGCGCCGGTACCTGGACGGCCCTGCCGGAAGGCCGTACGCCGCACGGGGTGACCCGGGTCCTGCCACCCCCGGACACCGCCATCGACCTGGCCAGGGCCGCCCCCGAACTGCCGGGACAGACCCTGGTCGACGCACTCGTCCACATCGCCCCGCAACTGGCCGACCACGCGGGCACCCCCGGGTATCACCCCTACGGCCTCCCCGGACTCCGCGCCGCCGTCGCCGACTGGTTCACCCGCCGTGGCCTGGCCACCCGGCCCGAACAGATCCTGGTGACCTCCGGCGCCCAGCACGCCCTCACCCTGATCCTGGGAGTGCTGTGCGGCACCGGCGACCGCGTCATGGTGGAGAACCCCTCCTACCCCAACGCCCTGGAAGCCCTGCGCCGGGCCCGGCTGCGCACCGTGTCCGCGCCGGTGGCCGACACCGGCTGGGACATCGGCGTCATGGAATCGACCCTGCGCCAGGCCGTCCCCCAACTGGCCTATCTGATACCGGACTTCCAGAACCCCACCGGGTGTCTGATGCCCGAGGAGGACCGGGCGCGGGTACTGCGGGCCGCTGAACGTTCCGGCACCTGGCTGATCGTCGACGAGACCCTGACCGACCTCGCCCTCGATGTGTCCGTCCCGCGGCCCCTCGCCTCGCACGCCGGGCCCGGCGGCGGTGGCCAGGTCCTCACGATCGGCTCGATGAGCAAGACCCACTGGGGCGGTCTGCGGATCGGCTGGCTGCGCGCCCCCGCGCGGCTGGTGACCGAACTCGCCGCACAGCGGGTGGCCGGCGACATGGGCGGCTCGGTGGTGGACCAGCTGCTGGCCCTGCATCTCCTGGACCGGGAGGACGAGCTGCTGCCACCCCGCCTGGACCAGGTCCGCACCCGGCGCGCCGCCCTGGCCGAAGCCCTCGCCGAGCACCTCCCGGGGTGGAGCTGGCGGATGCCGCCCGGTGGCCTGTCCCTCTGGGTGGACCTCGGGGAGCCGCTCGCCTCATCGCTGGCGGAGCGGGCGGTGGAGTGCGGCGTGCGGATCGAGGGCGGTGGCCGGTTCGCCGCTCATCCCGGTGTCTTCGAGCAGCGGCTCCGGGTCCCCTACACCCTCCCGCCCGACACCCTGCGGGAGGCCGTGCGGCGCATGGCCACCGCGCTCGCGGGCGGCCTGCCGCTCCCGTCCACCGCCCGGCAGCCGCACTGGATCGCCTGA
- a CDS encoding SpoIIE family protein phosphatase, whose translation MDTTTDSAGDRGFCLDRVASVVLDGAGTVTHWSAAATDLLGLSASDVVGRPVTELLVEDQEPPGGPGLPPGGRARLRHATQGSVDTVFRTTPLDGGGCVVLAAPADTAAEWGQGVALLRALFAQDGVGVAVHDADLKVLSVNAPSGRLPGADAVRSRLAEVVDGPDAPSFRAVLREVMETGNAVIDREQSLSTPDGDRAVGQCAFRLDDARGVPTGVMSLFRDTTEQKRVRDHLELLRDSASRISASLDAVRVAEDLVDVLVPGLGDLATVELHESVLAGDEPPRMFGGGKQHLVRVAGATTTGDWPDGLLTTGTSYPPLPDNTGLRAVQGGAAITTDRVGAVRAVGPEQERLFIPDGGHALAVAPLRARGLVLGLVAVWRTDRPEAFDEDERVLLTEICSRAALGIDNARRFAREHRAAVALQERLLPHAVTDTLAAETAGSYRPASGGAGISGDWFDVIPLPCLRVAFVVGDVIGHGLPATAAMGRLRTAIQTLAALELDPDDLLSRVEDLVEQLAAEATQEQRDAVGATCLIGVYDPVDRQCTLASAGHPPPAVVAPDGTTRFVDLAPGPPLGVGGMPFEPLTIELAPGSVLALYTDGLISRDRADLETGMDRLRDELAAQCRPHRPLNEISAALLDGVDDERQTDDSALLLARTRTSPLWTVASWEFPADPASVARARKATADQLATWGLEELAFSTELIVSELVTNAIRYAGGPIGVRLIRENGLICEVTDPSSTQPRLRRAGDTDEGGRGLFLVAQMTTRWGSRYSRRGKTIWTEQTAAPPGLG comes from the coding sequence ATGGACACCACCACCGACAGCGCGGGCGATCGTGGCTTCTGCCTCGACCGCGTGGCGTCCGTGGTCCTGGACGGCGCGGGCACCGTCACGCACTGGTCCGCCGCCGCTACGGACCTCCTCGGGCTGTCCGCCTCCGATGTCGTGGGGCGTCCGGTCACCGAGCTGCTCGTGGAGGACCAGGAGCCACCGGGCGGTCCGGGGCTCCCTCCTGGCGGCCGGGCCCGGCTGCGGCATGCCACCCAGGGCTCGGTGGACACCGTCTTCCGAACGACACCGCTGGACGGCGGCGGCTGCGTGGTGCTCGCCGCCCCCGCGGACACCGCGGCCGAGTGGGGACAGGGTGTGGCGCTGCTGCGGGCGCTGTTCGCCCAGGACGGCGTCGGGGTGGCCGTCCACGACGCGGATCTGAAGGTGCTCAGCGTCAACGCCCCCTCCGGGCGGCTGCCGGGCGCGGACGCGGTCCGGAGCCGGCTGGCCGAGGTGGTGGACGGACCGGACGCACCGTCCTTCCGGGCCGTCCTGCGCGAGGTGATGGAAACCGGTAACGCGGTCATCGACCGGGAGCAGTCCCTGAGCACACCGGACGGGGACCGGGCGGTGGGCCAGTGCGCGTTCCGCCTGGACGACGCGCGTGGTGTGCCGACCGGGGTGATGAGCCTCTTCCGGGACACCACCGAGCAGAAGCGGGTGCGCGACCACCTCGAACTGCTCCGCGACTCCGCCTCCCGGATCAGTGCCTCGCTCGACGCGGTGCGTGTCGCCGAGGACCTGGTGGACGTCCTCGTCCCCGGCCTGGGGGATCTCGCGACGGTGGAACTGCACGAGTCCGTGCTCGCCGGTGACGAGCCACCGAGGATGTTCGGCGGCGGGAAGCAGCACCTGGTCCGGGTCGCCGGTGCCACGACCACCGGGGACTGGCCCGATGGACTGCTCACCACCGGAACCAGCTATCCACCGCTGCCGGACAACACCGGTCTGCGCGCGGTCCAGGGCGGTGCGGCCATCACCACCGACCGCGTGGGCGCGGTGCGGGCCGTCGGCCCCGAGCAGGAGCGTCTGTTCATCCCGGACGGCGGCCACGCGCTGGCGGTCGCCCCGCTGCGGGCACGCGGACTGGTGCTGGGTCTGGTGGCGGTGTGGCGCACCGACCGCCCCGAGGCGTTCGACGAGGACGAGCGGGTGCTGCTGACGGAGATCTGCTCACGGGCCGCGCTCGGCATCGACAACGCACGGCGTTTCGCCCGGGAGCACCGGGCGGCCGTCGCCTTGCAGGAGCGGCTGCTGCCGCATGCCGTGACCGACACCCTGGCGGCGGAGACGGCCGGAAGCTACCGCCCCGCCAGTGGCGGGGCCGGCATCAGCGGCGACTGGTTCGATGTCATCCCGCTGCCCTGTCTGCGGGTGGCGTTCGTGGTCGGGGACGTCATCGGCCACGGGCTTCCGGCCACCGCGGCCATGGGCCGGCTGCGCACCGCCATCCAGACCCTCGCCGCCCTGGAGCTGGACCCGGACGACCTGCTGTCCCGGGTGGAGGACCTGGTCGAGCAACTCGCCGCCGAGGCCACACAGGAACAGCGTGACGCCGTCGGCGCCACCTGTCTGATCGGTGTCTACGACCCGGTGGACCGCCAGTGCACCCTGGCCAGCGCCGGACATCCGCCACCGGCGGTGGTGGCCCCCGACGGCACCACCCGCTTCGTCGACCTCGCGCCCGGTCCGCCGCTCGGGGTCGGCGGGATGCCGTTCGAACCCCTCACCATCGAGCTGGCGCCGGGAAGCGTTCTGGCGCTGTACACGGACGGGCTGATCAGCCGCGACCGGGCCGATCTGGAGACGGGGATGGACCGGCTGCGGGACGAACTGGCCGCGCAGTGCCGTCCGCACCGGCCACTGAACGAGATCAGTGCCGCGCTGCTGGACGGTGTCGACGACGAGCGGCAGACCGACGACAGCGCCCTGCTGCTCGCCCGCACCCGTACCTCCCCGCTGTGGACCGTCGCGAGCTGGGAGTTCCCCGCGGACCCCGCATCGGTGGCGCGGGCGAGAAAGGCCACCGCCGACCAGCTCGCCACCTGGGGGCTGGAGGAGCTGGCGTTCAGCACGGAACTGATCGTCAGTGAGCTGGTCACCAACGCGATCCGGTACGCGGGTGGCCCGATCGGGGTGCGGCTCATCCGGGAGAACGGTCTCATCTGCGAGGTCACCGACCCCAGCAGCACCCAGCCCCGGCTGCGCAGGGCCGGGGACACCGACGAGGGCGGACGTGGACTGTTCCTGGTGGCCCAGATGACCACCCGGTGGGGCAGTCGCTACAGCCGTCGCGGCAAGACCATCTGGACCGAGCAGACGGCGGCGCCGCCGGGCCTCGGCTGA
- a CDS encoding tyrosinase cofactor, with translation MSRPTRRRVLHRGVAGLAGAALAGPVVAATASDTFAATARSTGGPEHTEGHGRPGGHEMPQPFDEMYEGRHIEGWPEEGGHGGPLEGMEFVVRIDNDDLHVMRNADGTWVSLVNHYETLDSPRAVARSAVRELNGADLVPVVTG, from the coding sequence ATGTCGCGTCCCACCCGGCGCCGGGTGCTGCACCGTGGTGTCGCGGGCCTGGCCGGAGCGGCGCTCGCCGGACCGGTCGTCGCGGCCACCGCATCGGACACCTTTGCCGCCACCGCCCGTTCCACCGGAGGCCCCGAACACACGGAGGGGCACGGGCGGCCCGGAGGCCATGAGATGCCACAGCCCTTCGACGAGATGTACGAGGGCCGCCATATCGAGGGCTGGCCGGAGGAGGGTGGCCACGGCGGTCCGCTCGAGGGCATGGAGTTCGTCGTCCGGATCGACAACGACGACCTGCACGTCATGCGGAACGCCGACGGCACCTGGGTGAGTCTGGTGAACCACTACGAAACCCTCGACTCGCCGCGCGCCGTGGCGCGGTCGGCCGTGCGTGAACTCAACGGCGCCGACCTGGTCCCCGTGGTGACCGGCTGA